A window of the Electrophorus electricus isolate fEleEle1 chromosome 11, fEleEle1.pri, whole genome shotgun sequence genome harbors these coding sequences:
- the ogdhl gene encoding LOW QUALITY PROTEIN: 2-oxoglutarate dehydrogenase-like, mitochondrial (The sequence of the model RefSeq protein was modified relative to this genomic sequence to represent the inferred CDS: inserted 2 bases in 2 codons; substituted 1 base at 1 genomic stop codon), whose amino-acid sequence MKLFTGLRFEAPGMKFTDXRTRTLLAGLVHSTHFEDFLACKWYXEKCFGLESCEVLIPVAKMIIDKSSEAGTKSVIMGMPHRGRMKVLTNVVWKDLDQIFCQFDPKLEAADKGSGNVKHHLGMYHEWLNRKMDKNMANPSYLEAVYLAVQGKSKAKQFYRGDLTGNKTHNLFGDVDAVFAGQGIVYETVHLSELPLYTSTLLVNAILRNVIGFTTDLQXAHRSPYPTFVAPVVNAPIFHGIADDPEAVMHVCRVVAELRNTFNKDVAINQMSTVKSQFQMSSSAIKVEVMSKKGENHTEMDKDEKGCEDMHSDSRSAEEEQCERPWVEGEESERRCLMLPGGVDSQRSLTGEEEHYSGSFWTGEHGEEPAEQRAASAGRAVDRAHGRPARDSSLGDSGDLVQWCVGEEVACAFEACIEEVGHLQRQQEELVQELLAEEEVLPQAGGALRPLLERAHGDLAHTHLHKHRLQEEVVQVKKQLFATIRECVQNQQRSSTRWPSSL is encoded by the exons ATGAAATTATTCACAGGCTTGAG GTTTGAGGCTCCAGGCATGAAGTTTACTG AGAGGACGAGGACACTGCTGGCAGGGCTGGTGCActcaacaca CTTTGAAGACTTCCTGGCATGCAAATGGTATTGAGAGAAATGCTTTGGTTTAGAGAGCTGTGAGGTTCTTATCCCTGTAGCGAAGATGATTATCGACAAGTCTAGTGAAGCCGGCACAAAGAGTGTAATCATGGGCATGCCCCACAG GGGTCGAATGAAAGTCCTGACCAATGTTGTTTGGAAAGATCTCGATCAGATTTTCTGCCAGTTTGATCCTAAGCTTGAGGCTGCAGACAAGG GCTCTGGAAATGTGAAGCATCACCTGGGTATGTACCATGAGTGGCTCAACAGGAAGATGGATAAGAACATGGCTAACCCCTCTTACCTGGAGGCAGTGTACCTGGCGGTACAGGGcaaaagtaaagcaaaacagttCTACAGAGGAGACCTCACAGGAAATAAG acacacaatctttttgGTGATGTTGATGCAGTGTTTGCTGGTCAGGGAATTGTGTATGAAACAGTCCACCTCAGTGAGCTCCCCTTGTACA CCTCAACACTTTTAGTGAATGCTATTTTGAGAAATGTGA TTGGCTTCACCACTGATCTGC ATGCTCATCGCTCTCCCTACCCCACATTCGTGGCTCCAGTGGTCAATGCGCCCATCTTCCACGGTATTGCGGATGACCCTGAAGCTGTGATGCATGTCTGCAGAGTGGTTGCTGAATTGAGGAACACATTTAACAAGGATGTGGCCATAAACCAGATGAGCACAGTCAA GTCACAATTTCAAATGTCTTCCAGTGCCATAAAGGTTGAGGTGATGTCAAAGAAGGGGGAGAATCATACAGAGATGGACAAGGATGAGAAAGGGTGCGAGGACATGCACTCCGACAGCAGGTCTGCAGAAGAGGAGCAGTGTGAGAGGCCCTGGGTGGAGGGAGAAGAGTCAGAAAGGAGGTGTTTAATGCTTCCAGGTGGAGTAGACTCTCAGAGAAGCCtcacaggagaggaggagcactACAGTGGGAGCTTTTGGACTGGAGAACACGGAGAAGAACCTGCGGAGCAGAGAGCGGCATCGGCGGGACGTGCGGTGGACAGAGCGCACGGACGTCCAGCCCGGGATAGCTCCTTGGGGGACAGCGGTGATCTCGTGCaatggtgtgtgggtgaggaggtggcaTGTGCCTTTGAGGCATGCATAGAGGAGGTCGGGCACCTGCAGCGGCAGCAGGAGGAGCTTGTGCAGGAGCTGCTGGCAGAGGAGGAGGTCCTGCCACAGGCAGGCGGAGCCCTGCGTCCACTGCTGGAGCGAGCGCATGGCGACCTGGCCCACACCCACCTGCACAAGCACCGGCTGCAGGAGGAAGTGGTGCAAGTCAAGAAACAACTGTTTGCCACCATCAGGGAGTGCGTGCAGAACCAGCAGCGCAGCAGTACGAGGTGGCCCAGCTCGCTCTAG
- the c11h10orf53 gene encoding UPF0728 protein C10orf53 homolog: MTHTSPIIVRYGPYESCGIVEHRTFRLEGLQATLKECGYIWVLEKTSEWNQLELMINGECVYKCNINDLEFGGDGRLDPLCQDAIDTVRSAYQQHQI; this comes from the exons ATGACACATACTTCACCGATCATCGTCCGATATGGTCCTTACGAATCGTGTGGTATTGTTGAACACAGGACATTTCGCCTAGAAGGTCTCCAAG CGACTCTGAAAGAATGTGGCTACATCTGGGTTCTAGAAAAAACGTCAGAATGGAACCAGCTGGAACTCATGATCAACGGAGAATGCGtctataaatgtaacattaacgATCTTGAATTCG GGGGTGATGGACGACTTGATCCACTGTGTCAAGATGCCATAGACACAGTAAGGAGTGCATACCAACAACACcaaatataa